TTGACGAACGCCATCCCTTGGCCCTCGGCGCTGGCAGCGGCGCAACCACGGGACCCGTACACCACTGGCTCAAAAATTGCGACGTATTGCTCGCACTCGGATCCAGCTTAACCCGCACGCCTTATGCCCAATCCGTCCCCCCCGCCAAAGTACTCATCCAAAACACCGATAACCCAGATGACATCAACAAAGACGAAGCCGTAGATATCGGACTAATCGGCGATGCCAAACTCACCCTGCAAGTGATTATAGACGAAGTAAAAGCGCAAATTGGCGAACCCAGAAATTCTGATCAGATCGCCGCTGAAATCGCACAGGCCAAAAAACAATGGCTCGACACCTGGACTCCCCTGCTGACCTCAAATGAAGAACCCCTCAACCCCTATCGCGTCATCAACGAAATCAACAACACACTCGACCGCGAAAACAGCATTGTCACGCATGACGCTGGCGCGCCCCGCGACTCAATCGTGCCATTTTACACCGCAACCACGCCCCACAGCTACATCGGCTGGGGCAAAACAACTCACCTGGGTTTCGGCATCCCACTGATGATCGGCGCCAAGCTGGCTCACCCCGACAAATTCTGCCTCAACATGATGGGAGATGGCGCCTTCGGCATGTCCGGCCTGGACATCGAAACATCTGCTCGCGCGGGCATTCCCGTCACAACCGTGATTCTAAACAACGGGGGCATGGCGACCTATCCCGGCGGATTTCCCGTAGCGCGCGAACGCTATGGCGTCTCCAATATGCAGGGCAACTACGCCCAAATAGCCGAAGGCATGGGCGCTGTGGGCATCACCGTCAAAAAAGTGGGCGAAATGCGCCCCGCACTACAAGAAGCACAGCGACTAAATGCCGATGGCAAAACCGTATTGATCGATGTGCATACCAGCATGGAGAGCAAACAGTCGCGGTTTTAATCCCTGTCAAAACATTAGCAGTATAACCAAAAAACCACGCCCACAGGACGTGGTTTTTTAGTTATAGAAGATGCAATTCTATAGATGAGGAATCAAGCCCAATTAGCTGCTCTTTTAGGCATCTCAAGCAGGATACTGATGAAAAGGTACGGTTTGCTTTGAATGGCTCCTATCTGAATCTTTAGAAACGCTCTTCACATTGTGATACTCCCTGTACCACGCGACGAAATTTGCAAGTCCTGTTTCTATGGGCGTTGTGGGATTGTAGCCGACATCTCGCATCAGATCCGATACATCTGCTGTATTATCCGGGAAGTCTCCAGGCCGTATGGGCAAGTCTTCTCGGATCGCTTTTTTGCCCAGTAAATCTTCCAATAGCGAGAGAAAATACTCCAATTCTATGACATTCGGATTGCCGATATTGTAAATCCGATAAGGGCTGGAACTCGATCCCGGATCGGGGCATTGTCCCGTCCATTTGGGGTCTGGTTTTGCGGGATTTGACAATACGCGAATTACGCCTTCGACAAT
This genomic window from Gemmatimonadota bacterium contains:
- a CDS encoding thiamine pyrophosphate-requiring protein — its product is MNGIEYIARILKQEGVEWISCYPSNPLIEAAAKESIRPIAFRHERGAVMAADGFSRTSNRQRFGVVAIQAQAGAENAMGGIAQAYADNVPILVLPGGVRLSQIAVRPNFSATHTYRGWVKRVEAIYRPEDVGTVMRRAFHALRNGISGPVVVEMTSDVCSEEIPADAQNYHSPKRAQQIPSSGDIKDAVTALLAAKNPVIWAGHGVVFAGATDELKELADLTGTPVFCTMPGKSAFDERHPLALGAGSGATTGPVHHWLKNCDVLLALGSSLTRTPYAQSVPPAKVLIQNTDNPDDINKDEAVDIGLIGDAKLTLQVIIDEVKAQIGEPRNSDQIAAEIAQAKKQWLDTWTPLLTSNEEPLNPYRVINEINNTLDRENSIVTHDAGAPRDSIVPFYTATTPHSYIGWGKTTHLGFGIPLMIGAKLAHPDKFCLNMMGDGAFGMSGLDIETSARAGIPVTTVILNNGGMATYPGGFPVARERYGVSNMQGNYAQIAEGMGAVGITVKKVGEMRPALQEAQRLNADGKTVLIDVHTSMESKQSRF